The following are encoded together in the Flavihumibacter fluvii genome:
- a CDS encoding outer membrane lipoprotein-sorting protein has translation MKSMKLAFLGAALLGAVCTYAQTADEVVDKYLNAIGGKENWKKVNSVITEGAMQVQGADVTVVSTAVQGKGSRQDISVMGMTGYQIITPTEGWSYMPFQGQTKAEPATAEMVKMGADQLDVQGALVDYKTKGHSIELLGKEDVDGTECHKLKITYKSGKIDTYFIDPATYLLVKSISKQSINGQEMELTSAFSNYQKTPEGIMIPMAVTVPLGPGLSADMTVKKIEINKPVADTTFKPSN, from the coding sequence ATGAAATCAATGAAACTCGCATTTTTAGGAGCCGCTTTACTGGGCGCTGTCTGCACATACGCACAAACAGCCGACGAAGTGGTGGATAAATACCTGAATGCTATCGGCGGAAAAGAGAACTGGAAAAAAGTGAACAGCGTCATCACGGAAGGTGCCATGCAGGTGCAGGGTGCTGATGTTACCGTTGTATCTACTGCCGTTCAGGGCAAAGGCAGCCGCCAGGATATTTCCGTTATGGGCATGACTGGCTACCAGATCATCACCCCAACTGAAGGCTGGAGCTATATGCCTTTCCAGGGCCAGACAAAAGCCGAACCCGCTACAGCTGAAATGGTGAAAATGGGCGCCGACCAACTGGATGTACAAGGTGCATTGGTCGACTATAAAACAAAAGGCCATAGCATTGAACTGCTGGGCAAGGAAGACGTAGATGGTACAGAATGCCACAAACTGAAGATCACCTACAAGAGTGGCAAGATCGATACCTATTTCATCGACCCCGCCACTTACCTGCTGGTGAAATCCATCAGCAAGCAAAGCATTAACGGCCAGGAAATGGAGTTGACCTCTGCTTTTTCCAACTACCAGAAAACCCCTGAAGGCATCATGATCCCGATGGCCGTTACCGTGCCGCTGGGACCCGGACTGAGTGCCGACATGACCGTTAAAAAGATCGAGATCAACAAACCGGTTGCGGATACGACTTTCAAACCGTCTAATTAA
- a CDS encoding S41 family peptidase, producing the protein MRYFLAAILLMAFAQTNNAQDTRLLRQPDISEQKIVFVYAGDLWTVDKQGGGATRLTSFPGVEFNPKFSPDGKMIAFSGQYQENTDVYVVPSTGGTPKRLTWHPEYDVVAGWSPDGKIVFNSSRDAMHGAAPKMYTIGLNDGLPQPMPMPRAFRGSYSPDGKSYAYEMNLRWDEEWRNYRGGQNNPIWVLDLQNYSLKKLPFTNSHDMLPAWMGNYIYFLSDRDSAMNIYRYNTATSAIEQLTFFAEYDIKNLSANHNALVFEYGGDLYTMDAGSKQYKKVPIEVKGDFPWLDTKWVNAVDWLSKPAISPTGQRVVFEARGEILTLPVKKGDARNLTNSSGSREHDPAWSPDGKSIAWFSDASGEYSLMIANPDGLSKVREIKIPHPTYYYAPVWSPDSKHIAFTDHLQQLWRTEIATGKTTLVDKDAYLHPERTINPVWSPDSKWIAYAKRLPSQYHVIMAYDIAKAKAIQLTDGMSDALAPAWDANGKWLYFLASTNFALSSGWLDMSAYERPTRRAVYLVVLKKGDPSPLLPESDEEKPEVKKDDKKPETDTPKITVQIDLAGISQRILSLGLPERNYGDLKAGGEGELFISEYIQNQDGATLSKYTIKERKAEKFLSPVHYFTLSNDRKKLLYKSGPTWGVVETSGKPNTGDGALSTAGIQLKVDPRKEWQQIFREGWRYQRDYLYVNNTHGADWNKVYERYAPLVEYVAHRSDLNYLLDILGGEVSIGHSFVGGGDQPKADPVKIGLLGADLEIANNRYRIKKIYNGENWNPDLRAPLSAPGVDVNEGDYIIAVDGVTLHTPTNPYSLFENKANKQVSLKVSKQADGSNARNVIVVPVESEMTLRNFDWVESNRRKVDKLSDGKIAYVWLPNTADGGYNYFNRYYFAQQDKPGVILDERYNGGGSIADYIVDILNRRLRGYFNNVSGDKIPWKEPLTGILGPKVMIVNEMAGSGGDMLPYMFRQMKIGPLVGTKTWGGLVGIWDTPELMDGGGMTAPRGGFFNTEGKWDVENIGIAPDIEVEMTPKEVIEGHDPQLEKAVETALKLLKENPVKLQAEPAAPVRAFRPNRR; encoded by the coding sequence ATGAGATATTTTCTTGCGGCCATCCTGCTGATGGCCTTCGCCCAAACTAACAATGCACAGGACACGCGGCTCTTACGCCAACCTGATATCAGCGAACAGAAAATCGTATTTGTATATGCCGGTGACCTTTGGACTGTGGACAAACAGGGTGGTGGGGCAACAAGGCTGACCAGTTTTCCCGGAGTTGAATTCAACCCAAAATTTTCCCCTGATGGAAAGATGATCGCTTTCAGTGGCCAGTACCAGGAAAACACAGATGTGTATGTGGTGCCCAGTACCGGCGGAACCCCGAAAAGGCTCACCTGGCATCCTGAATATGATGTGGTAGCGGGATGGAGCCCGGATGGAAAGATCGTCTTTAACTCCAGTCGCGACGCCATGCATGGCGCCGCGCCAAAGATGTATACCATCGGCCTCAACGACGGGCTCCCCCAGCCGATGCCTATGCCTCGGGCCTTTCGCGGTAGCTATTCACCCGACGGAAAATCCTACGCCTACGAAATGAACCTGCGCTGGGATGAAGAGTGGCGCAACTATCGCGGTGGCCAGAACAACCCGATCTGGGTGCTTGACCTGCAAAACTATTCCCTCAAAAAACTGCCCTTTACAAACAGTCACGATATGCTGCCGGCCTGGATGGGAAATTATATTTACTTCCTTTCCGATCGCGATTCGGCCATGAATATCTACAGGTATAACACAGCAACCAGCGCCATCGAACAGCTGACATTTTTTGCAGAATACGATATTAAAAATCTTTCCGCCAACCACAATGCGCTGGTCTTTGAATATGGCGGTGACCTCTATACGATGGACGCAGGATCCAAACAATATAAAAAGGTTCCTATCGAAGTAAAAGGCGATTTCCCCTGGCTCGATACAAAATGGGTGAACGCGGTGGACTGGCTCAGCAAGCCGGCCATCTCTCCCACTGGCCAACGTGTAGTATTTGAAGCCCGTGGCGAGATCCTCACACTGCCGGTGAAAAAAGGCGATGCGCGCAACCTCACCAATTCATCCGGCAGCCGCGAACACGACCCGGCCTGGTCACCCGATGGGAAAAGCATAGCCTGGTTCTCAGATGCCAGCGGCGAATACAGCCTCATGATCGCAAATCCTGATGGACTCAGTAAAGTCCGTGAAATAAAGATCCCGCACCCCACTTATTATTATGCACCGGTCTGGTCGCCCGATTCAAAACACATTGCCTTTACAGACCATCTCCAACAGTTATGGAGAACCGAAATCGCCACAGGCAAAACAACCCTGGTCGATAAAGATGCTTACCTGCATCCGGAACGGACCATCAACCCGGTATGGTCGCCCGATTCCAAATGGATCGCCTATGCCAAACGGCTGCCCTCACAATACCATGTGATCATGGCCTATGACATTGCCAAAGCAAAAGCCATCCAGTTGACCGATGGCATGTCAGACGCGCTGGCACCGGCCTGGGATGCCAATGGCAAATGGCTCTACTTCCTGGCCAGCACCAATTTTGCCTTATCATCGGGCTGGCTCGATATGAGTGCTTATGAAAGACCCACCCGGCGGGCAGTGTACCTGGTGGTGCTGAAAAAAGGCGACCCCTCACCTTTGCTGCCAGAAAGCGATGAAGAAAAACCAGAGGTAAAAAAAGACGACAAAAAACCTGAAACCGATACACCAAAAATCACTGTACAGATCGACCTGGCAGGCATCAGCCAACGCATCCTGTCCCTTGGATTGCCAGAAAGGAATTATGGAGACCTGAAGGCCGGTGGAGAAGGCGAACTCTTTATCAGTGAATATATCCAGAACCAGGATGGCGCCACCCTGAGCAAATACACCATCAAGGAACGCAAGGCAGAAAAATTTTTATCGCCTGTACATTATTTCACCCTTTCAAACGACAGGAAAAAGCTATTATACAAATCAGGTCCAACCTGGGGCGTAGTGGAAACATCGGGCAAACCCAATACTGGCGATGGCGCATTATCAACAGCAGGTATCCAGCTGAAAGTTGATCCGCGCAAAGAATGGCAGCAGATCTTTCGCGAAGGCTGGCGGTACCAGCGCGATTACCTCTACGTGAACAATACGCATGGCGCGGATTGGAACAAAGTCTATGAACGATATGCACCACTGGTGGAATATGTTGCCCACCGCAGTGACCTCAATTACCTGCTCGATATATTGGGCGGCGAGGTTTCCATTGGCCACTCCTTTGTAGGCGGCGGCGACCAGCCCAAAGCAGATCCGGTGAAAATTGGGTTACTGGGCGCTGACCTGGAGATAGCCAACAACCGTTACCGCATCAAAAAGATCTATAACGGGGAGAACTGGAATCCCGACCTACGTGCACCCCTAAGCGCACCGGGAGTGGATGTGAACGAAGGCGATTATATCATCGCAGTAGATGGCGTTACGCTACATACGCCAACCAATCCATACAGCCTTTTTGAAAATAAAGCCAATAAGCAGGTGTCCCTGAAAGTGAGTAAGCAGGCAGATGGCAGCAATGCCCGAAACGTTATTGTTGTGCCGGTAGAATCAGAAATGACCCTGCGCAATTTTGATTGGGTGGAAAGCAACCGCAGGAAGGTGGACAAATTATCCGATGGCAAGATCGCCTATGTGTGGTTACCCAATACGGCGGATGGCGGTTACAATTATTTTAACCGGTACTATTTCGCGCAGCAGGATAAACCCGGTGTTATTCTCGATGAGCGCTACAATGGCGGTGGTTCCATTGCGGATTACATTGTGGATATCCTCAACCGCCGGTTGCGTGGTTATTTCAATAATGTAAGCGGTGATAAGATCCCCTGGAAAGAGCCGCTGACGGGCATCCTGGGACCCAAAGTGATGATCGTGAATGAAATGGCGGGCTCCGGTGGCGATATGCTGCCCTATATGTTCCGGCAGATGAAAATCGGTCCACTCGTCGGCACCAAAACCTGGGGTGGATTAGTTGGTATCTGGGATACGCCCGAGCTGATGGACGGCGGCGGCATGACCGCACCACGCGGTGGTTTCTTTAATACAGAAGGCAAATGGGATGTAGAAAATATTGGCATCGCACCAGATATAGAAGTAGAGATGACGCCGAAAGAGGTGATCGAAGGCCATGATCCGCAACTCGAAAAGGCCGTAGAAACGGCACTGAAATTATTGAAAGAAAATCCGGTAAAGCTACAGGCAGAACCAGCCGCGCCGGTGAGGGCGTTTAGACCGAACCGCAGGTGA
- a CDS encoding VPS10 domain-containing protein produces MRKFILCTALAAAATTINAQTKVSSATFGAMEARWLGPGTMSGRITAIDGAANDNKTLYIGTAGGGIWKSTNAGASFKPIFDRYCQSIGALAIDQKNPKVIYAGTGESNMRNSVSIGNGLYKSNDAGDNWTRIGLDSTEHIAKIAIDPSDNNTVFVAAPGPLWSDSKHRGLYVTHDAGKSWEKSLYISDKAGCADVSIDPQHPNIVYATTWEFRRLPYLFNSGGTGSGIYKSTDGGKTWKEINKGLPAKPFGRVALALAPSSPDNLLAIVEAKETGLFISADGGETWKPQSATLNVTSRPFYFSTLVVDPKDPKRVYRPAFSFSYSDDGGYSFADASGDGGWVHSDMHALYINPNYTNQMYLGTDGGVYFSLDRGATWVFVSNLPVGQFYHVAVDKEKPYRIYGGLQDNGSWVAPSAKPGGVGNGDWQAIYGGDGFWTIPDPTDPNTAYAEYQGGNMGRINLKTLKSVTIKPQAGANEAKLRWNWNTPIHIGQNNPKNLYCGAQYLFKSTDKGTNWTRISPDLTTNDKKKQEQENSGGLSADNTSAENHTTIFTIAESPLDENLVWVGTDDGNLQVTTDAGKTWSNTSANIAAAGIPAQAWVSSVEPSQFDKNIVFATFDNHMYGDHKTWVAKSTDLGKTWTAFKSEEFTGFAHKIKQDLVNKDLLFVGTEMGLFTSVDGGASWFRMKNRIPEYALVRDIQIHPETNDLVLGTHGRGIIVVDDISPMRGLTADVLNKDVHIFASKPLPLNMGRFGDGGFPPTGGWSGGNPAGIPPIQYYLKDKVMTGDVKMDVLDASGKLVQSIPGTKRKGINNIYWNRRMTPVKTAPGGTKMDQAAFTAPMVMPGDYTLKLKVGDKEYTDKITLVHDQSNTDFTMADREMQYKASMQLYGMQGELNGLIESINDEQKLLKENTGKVKNAKAKKVLNDYNIQLETLRATLLATKQKSIFADEEQLRERLSEVYGTILNQESKPSNLQLERVTVLQKQLAEGKEKHTALNKQYGTKVQDAMKKEGIKTPPEVLMDKSGK; encoded by the coding sequence ATGCGAAAATTCATCCTTTGCACCGCCCTCGCTGCGGCAGCAACTACCATTAATGCCCAGACGAAAGTCAGCTCCGCTACATTTGGCGCCATGGAAGCCAGGTGGCTCGGTCCGGGTACCATGAGCGGCCGCATCACTGCCATCGATGGCGCAGCCAATGATAACAAGACCCTCTATATCGGCACAGCCGGCGGCGGCATCTGGAAAAGCACCAATGCCGGCGCATCTTTCAAACCTATCTTCGACAGGTATTGCCAGAGTATTGGCGCACTGGCGATCGACCAGAAGAACCCGAAAGTCATCTATGCCGGAACGGGTGAAAGCAATATGCGGAACTCGGTATCCATCGGGAACGGACTCTACAAAAGCAACGATGCCGGCGACAACTGGACCCGCATCGGTCTCGACAGTACCGAACATATCGCGAAGATCGCAATCGACCCATCGGATAACAACACCGTATTTGTTGCAGCACCCGGACCATTATGGAGTGATAGCAAACACCGTGGCCTTTATGTCACCCACGATGCGGGCAAGTCCTGGGAGAAAAGTTTATACATCTCGGATAAAGCCGGTTGCGCCGATGTATCGATCGATCCGCAGCACCCGAATATCGTTTATGCCACTACCTGGGAATTTCGGCGCCTCCCTTATTTATTTAATTCCGGTGGCACCGGCTCCGGTATTTATAAAAGTACAGATGGCGGAAAAACCTGGAAAGAGATCAACAAAGGCCTTCCCGCCAAACCCTTTGGCCGCGTGGCTTTGGCCTTAGCGCCAAGCTCGCCTGACAATTTACTGGCCATCGTGGAAGCCAAAGAAACCGGGCTCTTCATCTCCGCTGATGGCGGCGAAACATGGAAGCCCCAGAGTGCTACACTGAACGTGACCTCAAGGCCATTTTATTTCAGCACCCTGGTCGTAGATCCGAAAGACCCGAAAAGGGTGTATCGTCCGGCTTTCAGTTTTTCTTACTCTGATGACGGTGGCTATTCCTTCGCAGACGCCAGTGGTGACGGCGGTTGGGTGCATAGTGATATGCATGCGCTCTATATCAACCCGAATTATACCAACCAGATGTACCTCGGTACCGATGGCGGCGTGTATTTTAGCCTCGACCGCGGAGCTACCTGGGTGTTTGTTTCAAACCTGCCGGTCGGACAATTCTACCACGTTGCCGTGGATAAGGAAAAACCTTACCGCATTTACGGCGGACTGCAGGATAATGGCAGCTGGGTGGCACCCTCCGCAAAACCAGGCGGGGTGGGCAATGGCGACTGGCAGGCGATCTATGGTGGCGATGGTTTCTGGACCATTCCCGATCCTACCGATCCCAATACGGCCTATGCCGAATACCAGGGCGGCAATATGGGACGCATCAATTTAAAAACGCTGAAGAGTGTGACCATCAAACCACAGGCAGGTGCAAACGAAGCCAAGCTGCGGTGGAACTGGAACACACCCATCCACATCGGCCAGAACAATCCGAAGAACCTCTATTGCGGTGCGCAGTATTTATTCAAGAGCACCGATAAGGGTACCAACTGGACCCGCATTTCACCGGACCTGACCACCAACGACAAGAAAAAACAGGAACAGGAAAACAGCGGCGGACTAAGCGCTGATAATACCTCTGCAGAAAACCATACCACCATCTTTACCATTGCAGAATCACCATTGGATGAAAACCTGGTATGGGTAGGCACCGATGATGGCAACCTGCAGGTGACCACCGATGCAGGGAAAACCTGGAGCAACACTTCCGCAAATATTGCCGCGGCGGGCATTCCGGCCCAGGCCTGGGTAAGCAGTGTAGAGCCCTCGCAGTTTGATAAGAATATAGTGTTCGCCACTTTCGATAACCATATGTATGGCGACCATAAAACCTGGGTGGCGAAATCCACCGACCTGGGTAAAACCTGGACCGCCTTCAAAAGCGAAGAGTTTACCGGGTTTGCCCACAAAATCAAGCAGGACCTGGTGAATAAGGACCTGCTGTTTGTAGGAACAGAAATGGGCCTGTTCACCAGTGTGGATGGCGGTGCCAGCTGGTTCCGCATGAAGAACCGGATTCCCGAATATGCCCTGGTGCGCGATATACAGATCCATCCCGAAACCAATGACCTGGTCCTGGGAACACATGGTCGCGGTATCATTGTCGTAGATGATATTTCACCGATGCGTGGCTTAACTGCCGATGTGCTGAACAAGGACGTGCATATTTTCGCCAGCAAACCCCTGCCATTGAATATGGGCCGTTTTGGTGATGGCGGCTTCCCGCCAACAGGTGGCTGGAGTGGCGGAAACCCGGCGGGCATTCCACCGATCCAGTATTACCTGAAAGATAAAGTGATGACCGGCGATGTGAAGATGGATGTACTGGATGCCAGTGGCAAACTGGTGCAGAGTATCCCGGGCACCAAGCGCAAGGGCATCAATAATATCTATTGGAATCGCCGCATGACACCGGTGAAAACCGCGCCCGGCGGTACCAAGATGGACCAGGCGGCATTCACTGCCCCAATGGTAATGCCGGGCGACTATACCCTGAAACTGAAAGTTGGCGATAAGGAGTACACCGACAAAATCACACTGGTGCATGATCAGTCAAATACCGATTTCACCATGGCAGACCGCGAAATGCAATACAAGGCATCCATGCAATTGTATGGTATGCAAGGCGAGTTGAACGGGCTCATCGAATCAATCAATGACGAACAGAAATTGCTGAAAGAAAATACCGGTAAGGTGAAGAATGCCAAGGCGAAAAAAGTGCTGAACGATTATAACATACAACTGGAAACCCTGCGGGCTACCCTGCTGGCGACCAAACAGAAATCTATTTTTGCCGATGAAGAACAATTGCGCGAGCGCTTGAGTGAAGTGTATGGCACGATCCTGAACCAGGAATCGAAGCCCAGCAACCTGCAGCTGGAGCGCGTGACTGTCTTGCAAAAACAACTGGCCGAAGGAAAGGAAAAACATACCGCCCTCAATAAACAATACGGCACCAAAGTGCAGGATGCCATGAAGAAAGAAGGCATCAAGACACCACCCGAAGTGCTGATGGATAAAAGTGGTAAGTAG
- the ade gene encoding adenine deaminase, which produces MEKIIQGNIVDIPNRVVFFGELHLRGDKISRIVTLSESANTAAVYICPGFIDAHVHIESSMLVPSAFARLAVVHGTVGTISDPHEIANVLGVEGVKFMIGNGARVPFKFHFGAPSCVPATSFETAGAAIDSDAVRELLQRDDIYYLSEMMNFPGVLHQDEEVMAKIAAARHLGKPVDGHAPGLRGDDARNYIAAGISTDHECFTAVEARDKLGYGMKILIREGSAAKNFEALIELLHDFPDEIMFCSDDKHPDSLVESHINELCARAVAHEVDVFHVLQAACVNPVLHYKMDVGLLREGDAADFIVLDDLIHFKVLETWINGQQVAAKGVSKIPHVLTEPINRFEAGRRSVGDFHLPANVAPLPAIEALDGQLITHAIRVDADDLQVQDGGWVSNPSKDLLKLCVVNRYAEAPVALCFIKNFGLKRGAIASSVAHDSHNIIAVGADDESLCEAVNLVIKERGGVSCVSPDAAAVLPLPVAGLMSADDGYEVAAAYTQIDAMAKALGSKLSAPFMTLSFMALLVIPELKLSDRGLFDGQRFEFVEG; this is translated from the coding sequence ATGGAGAAAATCATTCAGGGCAATATTGTGGATATCCCCAACCGGGTGGTCTTTTTTGGGGAACTGCACCTGCGGGGGGACAAGATCAGCCGCATCGTTACCCTCTCCGAATCAGCCAATACCGCCGCGGTATATATTTGTCCGGGTTTCATCGACGCCCACGTGCATATTGAAAGTTCCATGCTGGTGCCATCAGCCTTTGCGCGGCTGGCGGTAGTGCATGGCACGGTGGGCACCATTTCCGATCCGCATGAGATCGCCAATGTGCTGGGGGTGGAAGGGGTGAAATTCATGATCGGTAACGGAGCCCGGGTACCCTTTAAATTCCATTTTGGGGCGCCGAGCTGTGTGCCGGCCACCAGCTTTGAGACTGCAGGCGCGGCCATTGATTCAGACGCCGTCCGCGAATTGCTGCAACGCGATGATATCTACTATTTAAGCGAGATGATGAATTTCCCGGGTGTGTTGCACCAGGATGAAGAAGTGATGGCCAAGATCGCCGCGGCCAGGCACCTGGGCAAACCGGTTGACGGCCATGCACCCGGACTCCGTGGTGATGACGCCCGCAATTATATAGCTGCCGGTATCAGTACCGACCATGAATGTTTTACTGCAGTTGAAGCCCGCGATAAACTAGGGTATGGCATGAAGATCCTGATCCGCGAAGGCAGTGCTGCGAAAAACTTTGAAGCGCTCATTGAGCTGCTGCATGATTTCCCCGACGAGATCATGTTCTGTTCCGATGACAAACATCCCGATAGCCTGGTAGAATCGCATATCAATGAACTTTGCGCCCGGGCCGTAGCGCATGAAGTGGATGTCTTCCATGTATTGCAGGCCGCCTGTGTGAACCCGGTGTTGCATTATAAGATGGATGTGGGCCTGCTGCGCGAAGGGGATGCAGCGGACTTCATTGTGCTGGATGACCTGATACATTTTAAAGTACTCGAAACCTGGATCAATGGGCAACAGGTTGCTGCAAAGGGTGTTTCCAAAATTCCGCATGTACTAACAGAGCCCATCAACCGATTTGAAGCCGGACGCAGGTCCGTCGGGGATTTCCACCTGCCGGCAAATGTGGCGCCGCTGCCGGCCATAGAAGCGCTCGATGGACAATTGATCACCCATGCCATCCGGGTAGATGCGGATGATCTGCAGGTACAGGATGGCGGCTGGGTTTCCAACCCTTCCAAAGACCTGCTCAAATTATGTGTGGTGAACCGTTATGCGGAAGCACCGGTGGCTTTGTGTTTCATAAAAAATTTCGGCCTGAAGCGCGGCGCTATTGCTTCTTCAGTTGCGCATGATTCGCACAATATCATTGCGGTTGGTGCGGATGATGAAAGTCTCTGCGAAGCAGTGAACCTGGTGATAAAAGAACGCGGTGGCGTGAGTTGTGTAAGTCCCGATGCCGCTGCTGTATTACCCCTTCCGGTAGCCGGACTCATGAGCGCCGACGACGGGTATGAAGTCGCCGCTGCCTATACCCAGATCGATGCCATGGCCAAGGCGCTGGGTTCGAAGCTCAGCGCACCATTTATGACTTTGTCCTTTATGGCATTGCTCGTGATACCGGAATTAAAATTATCGGACCGCGGGCTTTTTGATGGACAGCGGTTTGAATTTGTGGAAGGGTGA
- a CDS encoding serine hydrolase domain-containing protein: MYKTLLMVIALLVCGLQETVANDTTQKIDAYLSRLEKEKNFSGGLLIIKDGKAILSKGYGWADKARQIRFTPSTLASMGSITKAFTAAGMMKLVELQKCALHDPLNKYFPQAPADKAGITLHQLLTHSSGFHEFLQDDGGDYAKLDKAEFLKRAFAEPLAFKPGEKAVYTNVGMSILAIIIEEVSGLDYEAFLRQFLFDPIGCKIGYHFPVSPADTIAVGYQNGLPWGTLQDHFARAGGGPYWNLKGNGGLEASLNDILLWANAISDQKVLTAASIRTMFSPQVQEEGYGGQSYFGYGCNVSKSRRNTKMIDNGGSNGIYFARLIRLPEEGLVFYMVTNESSINTNKVLPNITQLYFQGKIVEDALAQQSKFESPISKQIYDLLEKPGTTNLGDALAKENIVVDDDMILLDVGQALINENKPEKALLLYQYYTKAFPKIVVAWNDMGDVYRMLQNNEAAKNCYQQALLIRPGNPRATENLEKLKR, encoded by the coding sequence ATGTATAAGACTTTATTAATGGTCATCGCTTTGCTGGTATGCGGTTTGCAAGAAACTGTTGCCAACGACACCACCCAAAAAATAGACGCCTATTTGTCCCGACTTGAAAAGGAAAAGAATTTCTCCGGTGGCCTGCTCATCATTAAAGACGGGAAAGCGATTCTCTCAAAAGGCTATGGTTGGGCCGATAAGGCCCGGCAAATCCGGTTTACTCCTTCCACACTGGCTTCCATGGGAAGCATTACAAAAGCGTTTACTGCCGCCGGAATGATGAAACTGGTGGAGCTGCAAAAATGCGCACTGCATGATCCTTTAAATAAATACTTTCCCCAGGCGCCTGCCGATAAAGCGGGTATTACCCTTCACCAGCTGCTCACCCATTCTTCGGGTTTCCATGAGTTCCTGCAGGATGATGGGGGTGATTATGCGAAACTGGACAAGGCCGAATTCCTGAAACGTGCCTTTGCTGAACCACTGGCCTTTAAACCCGGCGAAAAAGCGGTGTATACCAATGTGGGGATGAGTATCCTCGCCATCATAATTGAAGAGGTATCGGGACTGGATTATGAAGCTTTCCTGCGGCAATTTTTATTCGATCCGATCGGTTGTAAGATCGGGTATCATTTTCCTGTTTCGCCTGCTGATACTATTGCAGTGGGTTACCAGAATGGCTTGCCCTGGGGCACCTTACAGGATCATTTTGCAAGGGCAGGTGGCGGACCTTACTGGAACCTGAAAGGAAACGGTGGACTGGAAGCTTCTTTGAATGATATCCTGCTTTGGGCAAATGCCATTTCTGACCAGAAAGTACTGACGGCAGCAAGTATCCGGACAATGTTTTCGCCCCAGGTACAGGAAGAAGGCTATGGTGGCCAGTCTTATTTCGGCTATGGCTGCAATGTTTCTAAAAGCCGCAGGAATACAAAAATGATCGATAATGGCGGAAGCAATGGGATCTATTTTGCCCGGCTCATCCGGCTGCCGGAAGAAGGCCTGGTCTTTTATATGGTGACTAATGAAAGCAGCATCAATACCAATAAAGTATTGCCGAATATTACCCAGTTGTATTTCCAGGGAAAGATCGTGGAAGATGCTTTGGCACAGCAATCAAAATTTGAATCACCCATATCGAAACAGATTTATGACCTGCTCGAAAAGCCCGGCACCACCAACCTGGGTGACGCCCTTGCTAAAGAAAATATTGTGGTAGATGATGACATGATCTTGCTTGATGTCGGCCAGGCGCTCATCAATGAGAACAAACCTGAAAAAGCCCTGCTGCTTTACCAGTACTATACTAAGGCCTTCCCCAAAATTGTTGTTGCCTGGAACGACATGGGTGATGTGTACCGTATGCTTCAAAATAATGAAGCTGCTAAAAATTGTTACCAGCAGGCTTTACTAATACGACCCGGGAATCCCAGGGCTACCGAAAACCTGGAAAAGCTTAAAAGGTGA